From Paraglaciecola sp. L1A13:
ACGTATTCCAGCAGCAAATTGCTGATAAGATTGATTTCAATCAGGTATTGGCTGTAGCGCATCAGTAAAAGTGTGTCTGGGTCGCCGGTTAAATTTAAGCCATGACCAATGCGCGTTGCACCAAGCAAAAGCGTGTCACGTATATGATGATTAGGCTCGTCTGACTCCCCAGCGTGAATAGATAAATTCACCCCATGATACTGACGCCTAAGCGCGCGCAGTGTTGGCAAAAAACGTAATGGGTGGCCTTTGTCGTTATCTTCGCGGCCCACCATGTCCACCCCAACATAGAGCTCTGAATGCGAAGCCACAAAGCCATACATCCACTTAAGCGCGTCTTCTGCTTGGGTGATAAAACGCACTAAGGCGTACTGCAATCGCACAGTAACCCCCGTGGCAAGGGCATCTTTTTGTGCAAAGCGCTCAAGGTAAATTTGATACACCTCTTCACTATTAAATGGACTACCGTCAGGGTGCACAAAGCCGCGTACCCCAGCGTCTGTTTCAAGGTAAGTTAACCCTTCAGCCCCAAAGGCTTGCATGTTTTTAACGATTAAATTGGCCTGCATATAGGGATTAGATAGCAAAGAATTAATGCGCGCCCAATGAGTTTGAAAGAACTCGTCACGGCCTTCGCTGCTTTTATCGAGACGAATGCTATTTAGCCAAGCCTTTTTTTGCTCAGGGTTCAGATCTTGAATGCGTACGTATTCAGATTGCTCGCAGCTATCAAGCTTTTCATATTCATACGCTTGAATATTGACGAATAACAACAGGTACGGCGCTTGGGTAAATTCATTGCTGCCATAGGCTCGACAATTGTTAATTTGAACTTTTGTGTAGTAACGATAGCCTTTTTCTTGCTGGGCAAGAACTTCTTCGTACCACCATTCAGACAGGTTTGAACCTGTTGAATGATTATGTAAGTCACCGCCCTTGGGCATGGCATATAAAAAGGTATATAGCGCCTGCGCTGAGGCAGTCTTTTTGAATGCTTCAAACTCATCATTAAATGTTTTTGCCTGTGCAAAAGGCGTAGAATTCACACATAAAAGGATGAGTAAATAAAGCATTCTCATAACCAAAACTCCAAGGGGGGTATCATTAATTTAAGTCTGTAACAAACACACTAGTTCGCATCGTAAGGTAGGGTATTTTCGTATTTACCCCAGTTATTAACGATGGTTTGCACGACCTTATTACCCACAATATAAGCTGCGTCTTTAGCAGGGAAGCCACCATCAGGATAAGGAGCGGTAATACTCCAGCTCGTCGCCTTATCTGCGGGAGCCATAGTATAATTGCTCACCGTGCGTAACACCATGACGCGGTTAGGGTCGACTTTATTAATACGGGCTAGACGCATAAGTGAGGTTAATGTGCCTGAATCTTCCATGTTACTGGTCATAAAATTAGCTGAGTCACCACCGTATAACTTCAACCAATCATTTGCCCACTGATTGAGGTACTTGCCATGCCAATACTTACTTGCACTTAAGGTATCACCTTGGGTTATAAAGGGCGGTTTTTGCGCATTTGGATAAGTCTTATATAGGGATCTAAATGCTTTAATTTCGTCTGAATCAGCAAGCTTAATATCTTTTGTTTGCGCAAAAGCCCAATCAGCTAACGCACTGTTTAAATCAAACGAAACCGTGTCTAACGTCCATCCCGTTGAAATATCTTCTGACTCTTCAGCAGGTTCGGTCGCGCCCAATGGAATAATGCCATAAGGCCATGATTTTGGTATTTCTCGTGAATCCACTTGATAAATCAAGTCACCATCAACAATATGCTTAGCCCAAGCAGCCGTGCCTAACGATACATCTTCAGGGTCGCCACCTGCGATACCCGCTATTAACCAATATGATTTGCTTAAGTCAAAGCGAGGGTCAAGACCAAGAGCCATAATCGACGCCGTGGCATTGGGAATACCACCGCCTACGCATATGACCAATACGCCATCTTCACTAAGATATAAATCGTACTCCCCCAACGGAAAGTCTAATTGAGTTGAAAAGTTGCCCCGCTCTAACCACAACTGCAATTCACCGGCTCCATCACCCATCGCTTCACCATCTTCGTACATGGTCACAACAACGGTTTTAACGGGGATAATGTCAGTTGCTACGCTATCAGCAGCACGGGTGCTAAATGCGTTGAGGGATAACAAAACAAAAAAGGCAGATCTAGCGTGTTTTAAAAACGACATGAAGGAATTTATCCATAGAGGCTAACAAAAGTTGACCAAACGGTCAGCAAATACTATGCCCTTTCAAAATTGCCATGATCCGAATATTAAAAAGGTCACAGCCTAACCCTAGCAATCACCCGCCATTACTGCACCGCAATGAATAAATCTGATTAAATACACACAGAAAAGAAAGCGTGGTTTCCCTTGTTTACATGAAAACGGGAGGGGTAATAAGATTCAGCAAGAGGCAAATGCGCTATTTAGGTGCATTAAATAAGTACGTTGCAGTATGGATTTTTTTAATTCGGTTTTGGGATGATGACTCCGTATCGGACCATCACGCTTTATTGAAGAGAACTAAGTTTATCCTAGATTTATCCGATTAGGATTTATACAATCCACAGGGTATTTTTTCACGCTCTATTTTTAAGAGTTATGTATATAAATCAGTTGATTACTACCTTTTATAAAAAACATAAAAATAAAGGAAAGCAGGATTAT
This genomic window contains:
- a CDS encoding adenosine deaminase, whose amino-acid sequence is MRMLYLLILLCVNSTPFAQAKTFNDEFEAFKKTASAQALYTFLYAMPKGGDLHNHSTGSNLSEWWYEEVLAQQEKGYRYYTKVQINNCRAYGSNEFTQAPYLLLFVNIQAYEYEKLDSCEQSEYVRIQDLNPEQKKAWLNSIRLDKSSEGRDEFFQTHWARINSLLSNPYMQANLIVKNMQAFGAEGLTYLETDAGVRGFVHPDGSPFNSEEVYQIYLERFAQKDALATGVTVRLQYALVRFITQAEDALKWMYGFVASHSELYVGVDMVGREDNDKGHPLRFLPTLRALRRQYHGVNLSIHAGESDEPNHHIRDTLLLGATRIGHGLNLTGDPDTLLLMRYSQYLIEINLISNLLLEYVDDYTQHPFPEYLRLGIPVALSTDDRGMWDSNMTDEYYTAVTNFNLSWSELVKTGANSLAHAFVDEKTKQQLLDDYYQRITAFEKAFSDKKMAAFNNVKPESYSFACKQFKVCH
- a CDS encoding purine nucleoside permease, which translates into the protein MSFLKHARSAFFVLLSLNAFSTRAADSVATDIIPVKTVVVTMYEDGEAMGDGAGELQLWLERGNFSTQLDFPLGEYDLYLSEDGVLVICVGGGIPNATASIMALGLDPRFDLSKSYWLIAGIAGGDPEDVSLGTAAWAKHIVDGDLIYQVDSREIPKSWPYGIIPLGATEPAEESEDISTGWTLDTVSFDLNSALADWAFAQTKDIKLADSDEIKAFRSLYKTYPNAQKPPFITQGDTLSASKYWHGKYLNQWANDWLKLYGGDSANFMTSNMEDSGTLTSLMRLARINKVDPNRVMVLRTVSNYTMAPADKATSWSITAPYPDGGFPAKDAAYIVGNKVVQTIVNNWGKYENTLPYDAN